One Coffea eugenioides isolate CCC68of chromosome 2, Ceug_1.0, whole genome shotgun sequence genomic window, AGAGCCTGAGTGCCCAGCTTCCACAGAAATGACAGCTGGAATGATTGAGGAGCTAGAAAATGAGCAAAAATGTTCgcttttcattttcatcttgTACCTGTGTTTGCATTGGTTTGCTAAATCGGAATTTTTGAAACCTTCCTTTTGTTCTCGATGCCAGTCCTGTAAACTATAACTTGTTACAGACTGCCAATGGGCCATAAATTTCATATGCAGGAGTACCATTCAGCTAATAAGTTTttgtattttctttctttctataATGCTTATGAATTACGGGATAAAAGAAAATCTGGGCACCTAAATTCTAATTCAAAGATGAAACGGAAATCTTGAAAACGATATATACACTTAGGTTCAAAAGTAGAATGTGGGATAGCATGCAATATTCAAAGAATTATGTGGCTATGGTCAGCTATAGTAAAGATCATCGGATTTTAATACCCGTCAGAACCTGCGGCCTAGTAGGTAAATCTTTGAGGGAGACAAAATCCAACATTGAAAAGGATGAACCAGATTCCATCACATGTATCATCTGCCTAAAATGGTTTTGGATACACAATATATGCAGTATCTATTACCTGAGCATAAATGCGCAGATTCCAGTCGTGTTCATCCGAAAGATTGCACCTGAGCAAATCCATCCTCTTTGGTGAAACATGAGGATTGCCCTTCCAAAATGCCAACGGTTCTCTGTCCATCCATTTTCTTCTTTCATTCGCTTCTTTTAGGTCCTTGGACAATGGTTCCCATGGCTTTATATTAATTTCTGGCCTGAAACATTGAAAGTTTTTACCAGTATCAATAAAAAGGAAAGGTTCGTATCAATTTAAATAAGCATTAAATCTGCTCTCTTTAGAGCACTTCTAAGGATGTGAAGTCCTTAATGAAAAATTCACCGCATGTAGTTGCAACATGCTAGATTTATAGGTAATCAAGAGATTTAGAGATATATTCCAACTCTCAATTGCGTTAAGTAATCGACTCGCCATACTTGGGAAACAAAATCAGAAGCAGCGGCTACACTTTTGGGTCAGTTTCGGGGCGGGGAGCCGAAGAGAGACCAGAAGAATGATTCATTTGGATTTCTGTTTCTGTCGCGACTGACGAATCACAGTACATATCCAGTACATGCTACCTTAACACCATTAGTTAAGATTACTAAAAAGTGGAGGAAATGCTTACCATCCCCAGAACGACCAATCTGGAAAGACAATGTCGAAGGTGGCATCATCCCCGTCATAACTGAATAAAGGTGGCGGTGCCTTAGCATTGGCACTGGGGTAATATTCTTGCACAATATTGGGGCGATCACCGCAGGTGAATATGAGGTCCAAATCAGGCAGTCGGCCAGGGTGCCGCCGCAGCAACTGTAAAATCCCCCACTGGGTAAAGATGTCTCTAGTCTGAAACGAATGCTTATACGTTTCGACATAAGCCGTGCCATTCACTATCACCAACCGGAAAGCAGCATTCTTATCCTTGGCTGCCTCAACCATCTCCGGCGTGATTCCCGTCTTTCTCCAAGGCAATAAATCTTCGTGTATCCAACGGAAGTATTCTGGGCATTGGGGTTGCTGGGCCACTGCTTCTGACTTCTCGTAAAAATCTTGTGATGAGTATTTTGATGGGTAGTAATTTGTTGGGCAAGTTTTTGTAACGTTAGCAAGCGAGCAATTCAGGCGGAATTCGGTTCTATTCCTGTGCAACTTTTTCCCCGCGGGATGAGTGTATTTGTAAAATGGTATGCGGGGGAGTATTGATTTctgctggaaatttccagcaattgaCTGCAGAATATAATATTGAATGTAATGTAAAAGTCAGTACCAATCAATCAAAATCTTAAAGGTAGCGTGTGGAGAATAGATTAAAAGGATAAGACACAAGGAAAGGTACAGGGCACCGTTTTTCAAAAGCTATGAGCGATTGACCAAAGACTCCCTTCTCGCATTTACTTccaatcttttttctttctttgaatgATGTTATGTCATTGTGGAATTTTCATTAAGGTACAAAACTAATTTGTCAAAGACATATCAATGGAAAGATCCTCGATTGCTATCTTTTTCAGTACTATTTGCAACTCTTGGATAATGTTGTCTATTATTAATTATATGAgttaattttgtatatattgATTATGCATATACTAGTGAtaagggtttgtttggatagtgtattatttgaaatattatttggaataattactgtagcactttttgtgatgtgatgtatgtgagataaaaagtagttgggaatataaaaaaataggttggaaaatgtgtttgtgatgcaagcgaaatattatttgggataattttggTATCCAAAATGTGTATATATTATTGGCGTTTTAACAAAAAGTAGATATTAGTGGCTATATGTGCATGCCACATAATTTTATGGAATTTTCTCACCAAGTTAAACACTTAAGAATCACCTAATAATAAGTGATTCTTGTATGTCTAAGTTGGTTATATCCTATTTTTACTCATTAAATTGATATattgattgattttcaaattaCCAAGATGCCAAAAGTAAAATATATTTCTCCATATATTGAATGATTTCAGTATTTAATTCACAGGGATGATAAAGTCCTCCTACAGTTCTGTTTGTAGTTGTGACAACTGACAAATGTCGCTCATTATTTTGAATGCTCTTGTCTattcaataataataaaaataaaaataaaagaatgaacTTCCACAGACAGTTCCTTTGGAGTTGTGGCAAATGTCATTCAAATTTTAGTggcacaaaaaaataaaagaaaagaaaaagggagtgGATATAGCAAAAGGAAACAGAAAAACAAATATTcatcaatggtaagaaaattgAGGCCATTATTTTCAATCAATTACATACCCGTTATGGGTTTTGCCTTATTTTCTACTTATAGTTATTGTCTGCGGTTTGTCCGACGAGTGTCCATAGAGCACTCGTTAAGATATTTTTAGgtgttatattttttgaaaatatatgattaattagagaaaataaataaatacaagacaAGGTAGACAAGATTAAATatgaaaagtatataaatgcaagagaAGATAATAATTATAgaatgtgtatatatatgataaGTTAGTTGAATACTAGGTGTATTAACGAGTGCCCTAACGGCACCCACCTGTTAGAAAAACCCTGTGTGGTTTAGATGTAGTTATTTCTTAAAATAAGGAATAACCTGAATAAAAAGTCAAGAAGTGAATAAAGGCATCCAATAATTTAAGATACAATGAACTTCAGTCAATATAAATCCCCAAAAGCATCTGTACAAGAGTATAGTTAAGTCATAAATCAACTCCAAGATACTGTGGTGTTACACCACAACTCCTATAACAAGTCTTTTTGTATATATAACTTAAGTTATTAGGTAAATCCGCATACTCATATTTGTTGTCTCTTATAtttagattcttaatttttcgAATTAGATATAAATCATTTAAAAGTCTTAGCAAAATGAAATAAAGTACGGTTTAATTATGAGCCATTGGTGGAAGACTTGATTAACGATTTTAAAAGGATACGCATGTAGTAGATTTTCTTTCCCTTATACGCAGTTGTAGATCATAATCTCAATATTGACAATAATTGTAATTGTAAACTGACGGCATGTATATTATAGTCAATATTATTGACTAAAATGTAATCTTGTTGTAACTTGTAAACGTTAAATTAGCacgttaatttttttttttttttgggttccttcaagtcaagaaaatatggGAGAGTGGTGTCAGGTGTGAGAGGAGGGCAAGACAGAAAGAGATCAAAGAGTATAAGCCGTAAAAGTGAGAAAGAAGTTTAGGCACTCACCGAAGAATCGATCAAACGCGTAGAGAGGAATGCGGTAATGCAGAGAATGATTAAAAACAGCATGGCCAACGAAGATCTCACCAGAGTAACTTCGGATTTCCATGGAAGTAATATCTTCTCCGTGCAGTACCTGTATACCCCTAATCCCTTGAGAATACCCTGCATCCGGCCGGCAACTTCCTCTCTCATCTTCACTTTCTTCTTTCGTCCTTGTTGGATTTATTACGTATATCTCCGCAACCAAGTATAACTTGCTCACTACCGAATGAACTGGTTTACCTTTGCTTTACACCGCTTTGATGTATGTGAACCTGATAACCTGCAGGTCCATAATATTTGGTGGGGGTACGTATAACACCATATGCTGTCAACTGCTTCGCATGGCGAGATGCTTTTAACTTTAAGCAGTGACAGACACAAGAGAGTTGGGACGAAGCCTTGGATCGAGGAGAGCTATAAACTGTTTACAATAAAGAAAACACCCTGGGTCTATTGAGAAACtaggggaggaggaggaggggatGCATACAATTTCCACACAAGGAAAAAACTGCGTCCATTGAGAAATTTATGGAGGAGGAGAGAGATAACGACGACAGtcatagaaagaaaaaaatctgaTTCTATTTGGTAAGAGTAAGAAATTAATAGAGGAAGACGGTGTCTTATtgactgattttatttaaataatAATTAAGACGGTAGAGAAATTAAGATGGAAGGAATTGAGTTGTGGCCGTTTGATAAGGGATGAAAACGGCAACTAGAACTAGAGAGAAAGCAAGGGAAAAGGTCGTTTAGGAGGAACAAGTGTTACCATAAAAATTCGTATAAATTGACACATTAACAATTATTACCATAAAAATTCATACACTAACAAGTATCTttgcatttatatatatatttttttcaaattaacattatttttttaaaaaaatatatcttATGGACACTCGTTAGGCAGATCGCTCTTGTAGTTTTAGATATACGAATAAACTTAGTACGTACAAAATTGTGGAACAGCACAGCACGATCAAAATAATACTCTATAAAGCGACGAGATTCTTTATTAGGATGGAATTATGAACAAACTCATCGGGCAGCATCAGGTAGAGAAGGCATACCGAAATCATGACGGCATTAGGTAGAGAAGGCATACAAAATATGTAGTATTTCTTTCTGCCACTCTTATTGAAAACACACGTTTGACATTCTGCAGCGCCTCTATAGGTAGAGAAGTCCTTTAATTAATAACCTCAAAGAAATCGATTTTTGATATTTGATTTAGCAGGGTAataatacatacatatatatatatatatatatcaaaaaggaatacaggactatcaaagtgagacggagggagtaattTTTACGCTCATCCCGGTGTTTCTATTGAATATTTGACATGCTACCGACGCCTATTGTAGTAAAATCAcacaatttatttatttattttttttaaaaagcagGATAACAGAAGAGGGCACCATTTTCAA contains:
- the LOC113762901 gene encoding protein O-glucosyltransferase 1-like encodes the protein MREEVAGRMQGILKGLGVYRYCTEKILLPWKSEVTLVRSSLAMLFLIILCITAFLSTRLIDSSSIAGNFQQKSILPRIPFYKYTHPAGKKLHRNRTEFRLNCSLANVTKTCPTNYYPSKYSSQDFYEKSEAVAQQPQCPEYFRWIHEDLLPWRKTGITPEMVEAAKDKNAAFRLVIVNGTAYVETYKHSFQTRDIFTQWGILQLLRRHPGRLPDLDLIFTCGDRPNIVQEYYPSANAKAPPPLFSYDGDDATFDIVFPDWSFWGWPEINIKPWEPLSKDLKEANERRKWMDREPLAFWKGNPHVSPKRMDLLRCNLSDEHDWNLRIYAQDWHREQKEGFKNSDLANQCKHRYKIYIEGIGWSVSEKYILACDSLTLIVKQHYYDFFTRSLMPLQHYWPIRDDTMCRSIKYAVDWGNSHQQEAQAIGKAASRFIQEELNMKYVYDYMYQLLAEYGKLLTYKPTVPRQAVELCSESMACPAEGLIKKYMMDSFAAGPSGVPPCTMPPPYDPATLRSVLQRKEISIEQVQKWEKQYWKTQR